One stretch of Deltaproteobacteria bacterium DNA includes these proteins:
- the gspN gene encoding type II secretion system protein GspN, with translation MTSNSTKSAKQSLLGEICLYVAFFVLSLVVFSVVFFPERAFLDWALTRTESAFGVEIQAQGAYLVWPLAVKADSAILIFGRDRERLELDNPVFGLNFSALFRGRLGLKLRADTLPGCLDLRVETGPPWKSDDWSAGLEWTGLSLARLPRVSALAGNLQGQTSGRMQAVFDPFSRRAGQGEGVILISDGGLAFSNPMVGELNISGASARADLTWNATEVEVRQAIFSGPGFDGNLVGTAFPKEPLTASVLNLTGEVKLDPDRLGVAMNPTLARILKSSGGFPFAMRGSLGNPAFSLR, from the coding sequence ATGACCTCGAATTCCACCAAGTCGGCTAAACAGAGTCTGCTCGGCGAGATCTGTCTGTATGTCGCATTTTTTGTCCTCAGCCTGGTCGTATTCTCCGTGGTTTTTTTTCCTGAGCGGGCGTTTCTGGATTGGGCCCTGACCCGTACGGAATCCGCTTTCGGCGTGGAGATTCAAGCCCAGGGCGCCTACCTTGTCTGGCCTTTGGCCGTCAAGGCCGATTCGGCTATTTTGATATTTGGCCGGGATCGGGAGCGGTTGGAGCTCGACAATCCTGTCTTCGGTTTGAATTTTTCAGCTCTGTTCCGAGGTCGACTCGGCCTCAAACTGCGAGCCGATACTCTTCCCGGTTGCCTTGATCTTCGGGTCGAAACCGGGCCGCCATGGAAATCCGATGATTGGTCCGCAGGATTGGAATGGACCGGATTGAGTTTGGCCCGCCTTCCGCGGGTATCCGCATTGGCTGGGAATCTCCAAGGCCAGACCAGCGGCCGAATGCAGGCCGTGTTCGACCCCTTTTCTCGCCGCGCAGGGCAGGGCGAAGGAGTCATTTTGATCAGTGACGGTGGGTTGGCCTTTTCCAATCCCATGGTCGGCGAGCTGAACATCTCCGGAGCGTCGGCCAGGGCCGATCTGACCTGGAACGCCACGGAAGTCGAAGTTCGACAAGCTATTTTTTCAGGCCCCGGATTCGACGGAAACCTGGTCGGCACGGCTTTTCCGAAAGAACCGCTGACCGCGTCCGTTTTGAACCTGACTGGAGAAGTCAAACTCGATCCAGATCGGCTCGGGGTGGCCATGAATCCAACCTTGGCCAGAATTCTCAAGAGTAGCGGTGGGTTTCCCTTCGCCATGCGGGGCAGTCTCGGGAATCCTGCGTTCAGCCTTCGTTGA